The following is a genomic window from Aminivibrio pyruvatiphilus.
TGATGCATATCCCCGACTCTGAGCTTTTCTCCTTCGCCTGCCAGGTGAAGTCCCTCCTGAAAGAGCAGGGGGTCTTCTTCTGCTCGTTCTCTTCCGGCGAACGGAAGGAAAGGGACGATCGTCTTTTCGAAAACCGGACACCGGAAGAACTGCTGCAACTCTTCGAACGACAGGGTTTTCGGCTGCTGGCCAGGGAGGAAACGAAGGACGGTCTTGGAAGGGACATTCTCTGGACGACCATGGTGTTTTCCGCTGCTGGAAAATGAGCTGTCTCAATCCTGTGCGGGTAGGAATGCCTTGAACCCCTTGAAAAAACTGATCAGGAGACCGGCAGGAGAAGAGTGGGGAAAGAGGCGGAACTTACAGGGACCGGATGAGATCTATCGCTTCCTGGTACTTTCTCAGCCGTTCGCAGTCCTCCGGGCCGGGGTCGGGGATACGGGAGAGGTCGCAGTTATCCAGAAGGTCGGCCAGTTTGACGGTCCGGGCGGTTTTGTTTGCTGCCGCCCGGAGAATGAAGTCTTCATAGGATTCGCCCGGTCGTTTGGTCAGGGCCTCCACGGCCTCGACCACGCTTTCGGGAAAACCCTCGGCCCTCAGGTCCCCGAGGGTGACGGAAGAGTCTTCCACCACGTCGTGAAGCGCGGCGGCCATTTTCGCTTCTTCAGGTCCGACCCGTTCCATGACCCGCAGGGGATGTCCGATGTAGGGAGCCCCTCCCTTGTCAAACTGGCCTTCGTGAGCTTTTCGGGCGATTTCTATGGCCCGATCAAGTGTTGACATGATCAGAATCTCCTTTTTTGCGGCTATGATCCCCCGGTGATAGAAAAGGTGAACCGGCATCTTCCGGAAGTGGATGAGGTCTTTACTTCACCCCCAGGCACCTGTCGGGGTAATTGGTGATGAGAATGTCCGCTCCATATTGCAGCATCTCTCCGGCGCGTTCGGCTGTGTTCACCGTCCAGCAGGCAGTTTTCAGGCCGCGTTCGTGAGCGTCTCTCACGAGGGCGGCGGACACCAGGTCGTGCCGGGGGTGGATGCTGTAGAAGCCCAGATTCAGATTTTCCACGTAATCGAAGGGGCGGGGGGGCAGAAACTCGCAGAGCAGACCGAGGCGGATGTCCGGGGAGATCTCCCTGGCGCGCCTCAGCGAAAGGTGATTGAAGGAGGAGATAATGGTGTTTCCGAACCTTCCGTGCTCTTTCAGAACGGACAATGTTTTTTCCTCCAGTCCCGGGCAGTCCGATGCCCGGCTTTTCAGTTCCACGTTCAGGAGCATTGCTTCCGGGA
Proteins encoded in this region:
- a CDS encoding HD domain-containing protein, with the protein product MSTLDRAIEIARKAHEGQFDKGGAPYIGHPLRVMERVGPEEAKMAAALHDVVEDSSVTLGDLRAEGFPESVVEAVEALTKRPGESYEDFILRAAANKTARTVKLADLLDNCDLSRIPDPGPEDCERLRKYQEAIDLIRSL
- a CDS encoding glycerophosphodiester phosphodiesterase, with translation MLILGHRGASGYAPENTIAAFELGIRQGCHGFEFDVQLSRDGEPVVHHDWSVARTTGGSGEIRDLTFREIRTLDAGKWFSPEFRGQKIPALAEVLEVVPEAMLLNVELKSRASDCPGLEEKTLSVLKEHGRFGNTIISSFNHLSLRRAREISPDIRLGLLCEFLPPRPFDYVENLNLGFYSIHPRHDLVSAALVRDAHERGLKTACWTVNTAERAGEMLQYGADILITNYPDRCLGVK